A single Saccharomyces paradoxus chromosome II, complete sequence DNA region contains:
- the MAL33 gene encoding transcription factor MAL33 (MAL-activator protein~similar to YBR297W), whose translation MTLVKYACDYCRVRRVKCDGKKPCSRCIEHNFKCTYQQPLKKRGPKPIGTRSLNYIPEAQKFINNKSCTTAAEISMKVPKKVIDQCLRLYHDNLYVIWPLLPYDDLHKLLDEKYNDHYVYWFLVALSAATLSDLQSELESEGGYSFTGKQLAVLCMSSRQQFDDLSGRDIFRIMTYYCLLRCFSQSSDVRNSYRLCREAIGLVIVAGLHREKAYELLSFREQQLLRKVYYLLLLTERYYSVYVHCVTSLDTTIAPPQPEFVTDPRLSLDSFFEMIRVFTVPGKCFFDALATESTSSSCTEDSLKKIWKELHTASLEIEPWSYGYVDISFSRHWIRALAWKLVFQMNGTKFFSNANNAHILVEIAKDMLDDIFLTPNNLYVVHGPVIPMKALEIANALVDVVNQHDKNTESEALDALCEISKFVFSLKHYDGNLIESFVSKCQSAFITLPLFKFLGSNDSMRDNSDTVS comes from the coding sequence ATGACTTTAGTCAAGTATGCATGCGACTATTGTCGTGTCCGTCGAGTAAAGTGTGATGGTAAAAAACCGTGTAGTCGCTGTATTGAGCACAATTTCAAATGCACATATCAGCAaccattaaaaaaaagaggccCGAAGCCTATTGGAACTAGAAGCTTAAACTATATACCAGAGGcccaaaaatttataaataataaaagcTGTACGACAGCGGCAGAAATATCAATGAAGGTTCCGAAAAAGGTGATTGATCAGTGTTTGAGGCTTTATCACGACAATCTATACGTTATCTGGCCTTTACTCCCTTATGATGACCTTCACAAGCTTTTGGACGAAAAATACAATGACCATTACGTTTATTGGTTCCTCGTAGCTCTTTCAGCAGCCACTCTTAGCGATCTACAAAGCGAATTAGAATCTGAGGGAGGATATTCGTTTACTGGAAAGCAATTAGCGGTTCTCTGTATGTCATCTCGCCAACAATTTGATGACCTTAGTGGCAGAGACATATTTCGAATTATGACATATTATTGCTTGCTACGTTGTTTTTCACAGTCTTCTGATGTAAGAAATTCATATAGACTTTGTCGTGAAGCTATTGGCCTTGTTATAGTAGCAGGGTTACATCGTGAAAAAGCCTACGAATTACTATCATTTCGGGAACAACAGCTTCTACGCAAGGTGTATTATTTGCTTCTCTTGACGGAGAGATACTATTCCGTATATGTTCATTGTGTTACAAGTTTGGATACCACAATAGCTCCACCTCAGCCAGAGTTCGTAACGGACCCCCGACTTTCTTTGGATAGCTTTTTTGAGATGATTAGAGTATTTACTGTGCCAGGAAAATGCTTTTTTGATGCTTTGGCTACGGAATCTACTAGCAGTTCTTGCACTGAAGACtcactgaaaaaaatatggaaagAGCTTCACACAGCATCCCTTGAAATAGAACCATGGTCTTATGGCTACGTGGacatttcattttctcGACATTGGATTAGGGCGCTGGCTTGGAAGCTAGTGTTTCAGATGAATGGTACCAAGTTTTTCTCAAATGCTAATAATGCTCACATATTAGTCGAAATTGCAAAGGATATGCTGGACGACATATTCTTAACTCCAAACAACTTGTATGTAGTCCATGGTCCTGTGATACCAATGAAGGCACTAGAAATAGCCAACGCATTAGTGGATGTTGTAAACCAGCATGACAAAAATACGGAATCAGAAGCTTTGGACGCTTTATGTGAAATATCGaagtttgttttctctCTAAAACACTACGATGGTAATTTGATTGAGAGTTTTGTGAGTAAATGTCAAAGTGCTTTTATCACCCTTCCGCTGTTTAAATTTTTGGGATCAAATGACAGTATGAGAGATAATTCTGATACAGTTTCTTAA
- a CDS encoding SRP1/TIP1 family protein: MVKLTSIAAGVAAIAAGASATTTLAQSDEKVNLVELGVYVSDIRAHLAQYYSFQAAHPTETYPVEIAEAVFNYGDFTTMLTGIAPDQVTRMITGVPWYSSRLKPAISSALSKDGIYTIAN; the protein is encoded by the coding sequence atGGTCAAATTAACTTCAATCGCTGCTGGTGTCGCCGCCATCGCTGCCGGTGCTTCTGCAACCACCACTTTAGCTCAATCTGACGAAAAAGTCAACTTGGTTGAATTGGGTGTCTACGTCTCTGATATCAGAGCCCACTTGGCCCAATACTACTCCTTCCAAGCCGCTCACCCAACTGAAACCTACCCAGTTGAAATTGCTGAAGCCGTTTTCAACTACGGTGACTTTACCACCATGTTGACTGGTATTGCCCCTGACCAAGTCACCAGAATGATCACTGGTGTCCCATGGTACTCCAGCAGATTAAAGCCAGCTATCTCTAGCGCTCTATCCAAGGACGGCATCTACACCATCGCTAACTAG
- a CDS encoding Arr1 (Transcriptional activator of the basic leucine zipper (bZIP) family~similar to YPR199C) — protein MAKPRGRKGGRKPSLTPPKNKRAAQLRASQNAFRKRKLERLEELEKKEAQLTVTNDQIHILKKENELLHFMLRSLLTERNTPSDERNISKACCEEKPPTCNTLDGSVVLSSTYNSLEIQQCYVFFKQLLSVCVGKNCTVPSPLNSFDRSFYPIGCRNLSNDIPGYSFLNDAMSEIHTFGDFNGELDSSFLKFSGTEIKEPNNFITENTNAIETAAASMVIRQGFHSRQYYTADGFGGDVLLSAMDIWSFMKVHPKVNTFDLEILGTELKKSATCSNFDILISLKHFIKVFSSRL, from the coding sequence ATGGCAAAACCGCGTGGAAGAAAAGGCGGTAGGAAGCCTTCACTTACTCCACCTAAAAATAAGAGAGCTGCGCAACTTAGAGCATCCCAAAACGCATTTAGAAAACGAAAGTTGGAAAGATTAGAAGAActagagaagaaagaagctCAGCTAACGGTAACAAATGATCAAATTCACATAttaaagaaggaaaatgaaCTTCTCCATTTTATGCTGAGGAGTCTTTTGACTGAGAGGAACACGCCTTCTGATGAACGGAACATTAGTAAGGCCTGTTGTGAAGAAAAACCGCCCACATGTAACACTCTCGATGGTAGTGTGGTTCTTTCCTCCACATATAATTCCCTTGAAATACAGCAATGCTAcgtatttttcaagcaaCTGCTCTCAGTGTGTGTTGGAAAGAATTGTACAGTGCCGTCACCGTTGAATTCCTTTGATCGGTCCTTCTATCCCATAGGCTGTAGAAATCTCTCAAATGACATACCAGGctattcttttctaaatGATGCAATGAGTGAGATTCATACATTTGGTGACTTCAATGGGGAACTTGATAGttcctttttgaagtttAGTGGGACTGAAATAAAGGAGCCAAATAATTTCATTACTGAAAACACTAATGCAATAGAAACAGCGGCAGCAAGCATGGTGATTAGGCAGGGTTTCCATTCAAGACAGTATTATACAGCGGATGGTTTTGGAGGGGACGTTCTATTAAGTGCGATGGATATTTGGAGTTTTATGAAAGTACATCCAAAGGTTAACACATTTGACCTTGAAATTTTGGGAACAGAACTTAAGAAAAGTGCTACCTGTTctaattttgatattttaatTAGCCTCAAGCATTTCATTAAGGTCTTTTCGTCAAGATTATAA